The following DNA comes from Erigeron canadensis isolate Cc75 chromosome 3, C_canadensis_v1, whole genome shotgun sequence.
atatatatatatatatctgtatctatctatctatctatctatcgaTATGTCTATGTCAACGATATGAGCAGATATGGGGAAGTGGGATGTAGACAGTTCTTTAATTCTGATCTTTCAATAgatatgtgtatatgtttgtatgtatgtttATGGGGTTGACTTTTCTTAAGTCTTGATTAGAGTTTTTGAAGTAGTTTGACTTTTTTGATTTGATCGTTGACTGATTGGAACACTAGGAGGAGGAGGATCATTTTGTGcttagatttttaatttttatatatattatactctATTTTAGTAAAAGGTTTGTTATGTTCTGTTCTACCATCTATTGACTATGGAAGATGATCAGATTGTTATGTCTGCTGTTGTGTATGTAACTTTTTCTTTCCTGGGAATTTGCAGATCAAACGTGAGATATCAACTATGAAACTAATCAGACATCCGAATGTGATTCGTATGTATGAGGTTAGTTAGTATGGTTTTAAGTTGCtagtttggttttattttttattatattttttgctTTCTTGGATCTCATATACGTTAACTAACCTTAATTAGGCTGTTATGTTTGTGTATATAAATGAGTCTGTGCTATATAGTAAGTTTGTAACTctaatttggtattttatgttCTCCTTCTTTGGGGGCTCACTTCAAAGGTGAATCACTTGGATTATGAGATGTTATTGTGTAATGTATATAGATGAATACGGTAGCAAGTAGAAATAGAatgtcttttttaattttaagttatGCTACATGTAGGTTCTGTGtcatatttttgaaatttagtgGAAATCACTTTGTAGATTCTTGGCATTAATTACATACGATATTTGTATTACCATGCACTTAAGCACTATTAAGCTCTGACAGTCAGTGAATATTCCTTCTCCACCAAATTACATGGGATAATGTTAGAAATCACTTTGTAGATTATTGGCATTAATTACACCCGATATATGTATTACCATGCACTTGAGCACTATTAAGCTCTAAACAGTCTAACGGTCAgtgaatatttgtttttaaccaaTTTACATGAGACAATGTTcacaatttattatttttgagttgttTGTCATGAATCATTGTTATGCTTTTGTAAATGTTAAAACATTCAGTCACTATTAGTATGATATGTGTCTAGTTAATATTCGTAGGCCTTGGCAACTTTTGTGTGACTTAGGCCCCTTCATTGTAGGTTATGGCAAGCAAGACTAAAATATACATTGTTTTGGAATTTGTAACCGGTGGTGAACTATTCGACAAAATTGTAAGTTCGCGATAGCTTTAGATTTGATATGGCATACAAATTTTAGAATCTGCATACTAATGCAAGGTGACATTTTGTATTCTTCAGGCAACTAAAGGCAGACTCAAAGAAGATGAAGCAAGGAAGTACTTTCAGCAGCTAATTAATGCAGTTGATTACTGCCATAGTCGTGGTGTTTTCCATAGAGATCTCAAGGTGATTTTCTTCAGTGTATTGGAAAGggaaattttgatatatttacttAATGAATGAATGTGTTCATTTGTGTTATGTTTTGTCTCTAAtgagttaaataaaaaagtttgttaaAATATGGATGGGCTGAAAAagccttttgtttttgtaataatattgttttaatGTTACTACAATCTCTTGAGTGGTTTTATTCAGTGGCTGGCCTGTCTTCCAATTATACTTTAGCAGTCTAGCACGCATTGATATTTAAGGTTTATTTGATGTTGTGTTGCAGCCTGAAAATTTACTGCTGGATGCAAGTGAATGTCTCAAGGTTTCTGATTTTGGATTGAGTGCACTGCCACAACAAGTTAGAGTGAGTGGCACATCTATCTTTTCAATGCTGAAAGCCGATCATGCGTTCTGCCTATTCAACTTCTTTTATGTTTAGCAAgtactttcttttcttgtagGAAGACGGGTTACTACACACGACTTGTGGAACACCAAATTATGTTGCTCCTGAGGTAAGTCATATATTTTTCTCATGTATGAGTTATTTATTGATGTTGATTAAATCACCTTTCTCAGGGTTTGGTTATGTACTGCGCTCTAGGTAATCAACAACAAGGGTTATGATGGAGCTAAGGCAGATTTATGGTCATGTGGCGTAATCCTTTTTGTTCTTATGGCTGGATACCTGCCTTTTGAAGAGTCAAACCTTATGGCTTTATATAAGAAGGTAGATTGGTTATTTACAATGTTTGTCATTTTAGCCATGTTGAGAACTAGATATGCTTAGTGGTAATTTGCTTTGAAAACAAACTTAAGTTCCATACATGCAATCTCTCGGTTTCCCACAAAACAATTGATTTTCTAGACTTCTGcttttattgaaaattttaatgagCTTCTTGTAACAGCAGATATTTGATTGCAGATATTTAAGGCGGAATTCACGTGTCCTCCTTGGTTCTCCTCAAGTGCAAAGAAGCTAATTAAAAGGATTTTGGATCCTAATCCTGTGACGGTATCTTTTACTCATTGCCATTAAATTTGATAATGCTTTGCGTATCGTAGGTAGCAAATGGGAAGGTTTGTTAACCGTTTCACTGGATATGAATTAAAAGGGGTTTTTTGGTATGGGTTGAAACGGTTTTAAAGACGCTGGGTAACTTTTAACTTGTTCAAGTCATTTGACCTTTTTTTATGAAACTAGTTTTCTCGTTCTGACTCTACCAAGATCATTAGAAGAAACCTATGCTTTGAATGCATCAGAAAGACATTAGAAGAAACCTGTAATCTGTTTGATCTGTTCTTTGAAActgattttcttgatttgacTCAATTTTCAGAGTTGAAAATGAGTCGAATTTCCCATTCCTAACTATATGTGACTATGGGTGAAATTTACCGCCTCTATGTTCATATGATTAACCTTGATTTTGGAGTTGTTGTCATGTTTCTAGcttttgtttgaaaattttggAGCTGACTGATATCTTCAATAATTTATGACCTTCGTTGACATAAAACCATGCCAAAAGCTCCAAAATAGTTTTCAAGGATCACACAAACAATATGGATTAAACTAAACTAATATATGAACTGTCTTCATGGACAACACATACGCCCCTTTTGCTGTTTGGAAAATGTAACAATCTGGATTTGAGACATAATACTAATATAATCACCTGAAATGCATATAAGTGTGCTAGTTATAGTTGTCGCTGATTGTATTGGTATTATGTCTGTGATAGCGAATCACAACGGCTGAAGTCATTGAAAATGAATGGTTCAAGAAAGGATACGTGCCCCCTAGTTTTGAACAAGAGGACGTTAGTCTTGCTGATGTGGACGCTATTTTCAATGAAGCTGGGGTAATCTGCTCACCTGTCATAATATAGTTATGCTTTTTTATGGTGGGTttaattgattttttgtttttggattttagGATTCTCCAGTACTTGTTGTGGAGAATCGAGATGAACGTCCTGCTCAACCTGTCACTATGAACGCTTTTGAGCTTATTTCTAAGTCTCAGGGCCTCAACCTCAGTACCCTCTTTGAAAAACAGATGGTATATTTAGCCTTTCGTATTTGTTTAGTTGGTTCGATAGTTATATTAAACGTTCTAAGATCTTTATAAATTAATGTGCTAATGGTTGTGAATCATGGTATATGGTGTTTTTGGATTTGCATTTTGGAACTGattataatcttttttaataatgtttcAATATACagattctgtttttttttttttttcattatttttgttcaattttCAATTAGGAGTAATGTGGTTCATAATAGCTGCAACGAAACCAGTTATTAAAGGGTAAATTAATGTTCACCTATCTACCTATTTTCAACCCAAATCAGTGAATTAGGAACTTCCTTCCCATTTCACATGTatgtattttcttatttttttttcattccgTCTCTTATATCCTTTGAGTAATCAGAACTATTCAAGAACCTGACATCTGAGTATTCCAAATAGTAGAAGCACATGCAAACACTAATGTTGATGGTCCATTTTTTTCAATGaattatttgattttgattatatgATACCAGTTAACCACCCATCAAACACATGTATGAACACCCTAATGTGCATGACTGTAGCAGTTCGTGTAAAATCTATTCTGA
Coding sequences within:
- the LOC122591011 gene encoding CBL-interacting serine/threonine-protein kinase 23, with protein sequence MASSTRASSRTRVGRYELGRTLGEGTFAKVKFARNVETGENVAIKILDKEKVLKHKMITQIKREISTMKLIRHPNVIRMYEVMASKTKIYIVLEFVTGGELFDKIATKGRLKEDEARKYFQQLINAVDYCHSRGVFHRDLKPENLLLDASECLKVSDFGLSALPQQVREDGLLHTTCGTPNYVAPEVINNKGYDGAKADLWSCGVILFVLMAGYLPFEESNLMALYKKIFKAEFTCPPWFSSSAKKLIKRILDPNPVTRITTAEVIENEWFKKGYVPPSFEQEDVSLADVDAIFNEAGDSPVLVVENRDERPAQPVTMNAFELISKSQGLNLSTLFEKQMGLVKRETRFTSKCPANEIISKIEEAATPLGFDVKKNNYKLKLQGEKTGRKGHLSVATEIFEVAPSLHMVEVRKSGGDTLEFHKFYKNLSTGLKDIVWRNGDEAEGDLNGATALPPSK